The nucleotide sequence CAGATGCAATCGTAGAAGCAGTAGATGCAGAGCTTGATCTTGTTATCTGTATTACTGAACATATCCCAGTATTAGATATGGTAAAAGTAAAACGCTATATGCAAGGCAAGAAAACTCGCTTAGTTGGGCCAAACTGCCCGGGTGTTATTACACCTGATGAATGTAAAATTGGTATCATGCCTGGTTACATTCATACTAAAGGCCATGTCGGTGTTGTTTCCCGCTCCGGTACATTAACTTATGAAGCGGTACACCAATTGTCACAAGCTGGCATCGGCCAATCAACAGCTGTTGGTATTGGTGGAGACCCAGTAAACGGTACGGACTTTATTGACGTATTAAAAGCGTTCAACGAAGATCCAGAAACAAAAGCTGTTATTATGATTGGTGAAATCGGCGGAACAGCTGAAGAAGAAGCAGCTCAATGGGTAAAAGCAAACATGACAAAACCTGTTGTCGGCTTCATCGGCGGCCGTACTGCACCTCCAGGAAAACGCATGGGCCATGCCGGTGCCATCATTTCTGGCGGAAAAGGGACAGCTGATGAAAAAATCCGCGTAATGAACGAATGCGGAATTAAAGTAGCTGAAACTCCATCCGTTATGGGTGAAACTTTGATCGAAGTGATCAAAGAAAAAGGCATTTACGAAGAGTGCAAAACGCATTAATCTAGTTAAATAAACAACGAAGAGGCTGCTCCGAAAGCAATGCAAAAGGCATTTCGGACAGCCTTTTTCTTTAAAAAGGAGGCAGTCAAACTGGACGCGCTAACGGAAAAAATCATCCACTTGCAACATTGTCATGGCATCGGCTGGAAAGCCATTTATTCACTTTTGAGGCAAGAAAATGACCTGAAGAATTTATATAACTATTCCCCTGTCTATCTCTCCCGCATACTTGCCATTTCACCTTCCCACTCGGCGGCTGTTGTCGAACAGCTGAAGCATCAAAAGGACCGCCCTCTACTCAAAATGTACAAAGCTCAAGGGTTTCAATCGATCCCCATTTATAGTCCCTCCTATCCGCCCCTTCTAAAAACCTTGCCGCAACCTCCATGGATCCTCTATACAGCAGGAGATGTGTCTTTACTTACGTGTGAGCGAAAAATAGCGATTGTTGGCGCGCGAACAGCCAATGAATATGGACGGAAGGCTGTACAACTGTTGGTGCCAGAACTCGTCGAATATGGTTGTATTATCGTCAGCGGACTGGCAAAAGGAGTGGACGCTTTTGCCCACGAGGCAGCTTTGGCTGAAGAGGGGGGAACGATCGCCGTTATTGCTGGCGGATTTCATCATATATATCCGAGAGAGAATTTGTCTTTAGCTCAAAAAATCATGAAATCCGGCCTGATTGTTTCTGAATACCCGCCAAACACCCCACCTAGAAAGTGGTATTTTCCTGCTAGAAACCGAATCATTAGTGGCTTATCTCTCGGTTCTGTTATAGTACAGGCGGGAAAGAAAAGCGGCTCTTTAATTACCGCTTACTGTGCTTTAGAGCAGGGGAGAGAGGTATTTTGTGTTCCGGGAAGGATTGATGAACCGTTGTCTGAAGGAACAAATGAGCTAATTAGTGAGGGAGCCAAAATAGTGCGGACAAGTGCAGATATTTTAGAGGAAATTATGTAAAAATCGATACAAATATGGAAGAAAAATCAATTAATTTTTCCGTCTTTGATAAAAAAAGGTTGCTTTTATTCGCAAACTGTATTAAATTTTGCAAAAGAATCAATGATTTTAATGATGAAAAAAATAACTTAATGAATAGAGAAAAACAAATAGAAAAACATAATTAAAATGCAATTGATTGACAATTGTCATCAAACCGGCTAATAATGTGTGTTACATCTATTTATTTTCACCTCTAGGGGGAGGTTTATGCATGTCAGAGTACTTAGTAATAGTCGAGTCCCCTGCAAAAGCGAAAACAATTGAACGTTACTTGGGGAAAAAATATAAAGTAAAAGCATCTATGGGCCATGTGCGCGATTTGCCTAAAAGTCAAATGGGTGTTGATATAGAAAATAATTATGAACCGAAATATATTACCATCCGTGGAAAGGGACCCGTGCTGAAAGAATTAAAGACAGCCGCTAAAAAAGCGAAAAAAATCTATCTGGCGGCTGACCCCGACAGAGAAGGGGAAGCGATTGCCTGGCATTTGGCTCATAGTCTTGACCTTGATACGTCATCGGATTGCCGGGTTGTGTTTAATGAAATTACAAAAGATGCCATTAAGGAATCATTTAAGCATCCAAGGCCGATTAATACGGATCTTGTGGATGCCCAACAAGCGCGCCGTATTTTGGACCGTCTAGTCGGTTACAATATTAGCCCGCTCCTTTGGAAGAAAGTTAAAAAAGGGCTGAGCGCAGGGCGCGTGCAATCAGTCGCTTTGCGACTGATTATCGATCGTGAAAAAGAGATCACTCAATTTACACCGGAAGAATATTGGACAATTGAAGCCCAGTTTTCAAAAGGAACAGATTCTTTTTCAGCCTCCTTTTATGGAAAGGGCGGGAAGAAAACGGCTTTGAAATCTGAAGAAGAAGTAAAAGCGGTTCTTTCAGCTATTAAAGGAAACAGCTTCGAGATTGCCAGTGTGACAAAAAAGGAACGCAGAAGAAATCCTGCACCGCCATTTACAACATCTTCTCTCCAGCAGGAAGCAGCCCGCAAGCTGAACTTTCGAGCAAAGAAGACGATGATGCTCGCTCAGCAGCTATACGAAGGAATCGATTTGGGCAAAGAAGGAACAGTCGGGTTAATTACGTATATGAGAACGGATTCAACGAGAGTCTCTGAGGTTGC is from Bacillus sp. PK3_68 and encodes:
- the sucD gene encoding succinate--CoA ligase subunit alpha yields the protein MSVFVNKDTKVIVQGITGKTALFHTKQMLEYGTKIVGGTSPGKGGTEVEGVPVFNTVSDAVKATGANASVIYVPAPFAADAIVEAVDAELDLVICITEHIPVLDMVKVKRYMQGKKTRLVGPNCPGVITPDECKIGIMPGYIHTKGHVGVVSRSGTLTYEAVHQLSQAGIGQSTAVGIGGDPVNGTDFIDVLKAFNEDPETKAVIMIGEIGGTAEEEAAQWVKANMTKPVVGFIGGRTAPPGKRMGHAGAIISGGKGTADEKIRVMNECGIKVAETPSVMGETLIEVIKEKGIYEECKTH
- the dprA gene encoding DNA-processing protein DprA, translated to MQKAFRTAFFFKKEAVKLDALTEKIIHLQHCHGIGWKAIYSLLRQENDLKNLYNYSPVYLSRILAISPSHSAAVVEQLKHQKDRPLLKMYKAQGFQSIPIYSPSYPPLLKTLPQPPWILYTAGDVSLLTCERKIAIVGARTANEYGRKAVQLLVPELVEYGCIIVSGLAKGVDAFAHEAALAEEGGTIAVIAGGFHHIYPRENLSLAQKIMKSGLIVSEYPPNTPPRKWYFPARNRIISGLSLGSVIVQAGKKSGSLITAYCALEQGREVFCVPGRIDEPLSEGTNELISEGAKIVRTSADILEEIM